TTCTCTTCAACCCGTATTAATACGAGACATTAATATTTGGGAATCCGAGTTTTCAAAGTTCATTGCTGAACGCCAAGGAAAACTTCTAAACAGTGGACTTAACTATCAAGATGCATCAAACGCTTTGATGTATTCTGTTCTCAATGAAACCCAGCAAAATCAACAAGTTCAAATACTTAATTTTAACTATTCTCGACCTGCACTGAAGGAATCTAAGAGCCTTTACTGTGGGAATCAACTAAACATACATGGATCAATAGAAAATGAATCGTTGGTCCCAGAAGAAAATTCTGGAATCATTATTGGATTTGATTATCAAGTAATTCTCGACTATCCAGAATTTACAGACTTTATGGCACCATTCACTAAGACCTTTCGTCTATCAGAGTTGAATACTGTTTTATCAAAATGTGTTCCTGATAAGAAAAGAGTTAGGCTTGATTATAACGTTGATAAAATCGTAATCCTAGGTCACAGTTTATCAAAAGCTGACGACTCATATTTTCGAACAATTTTCGATACAGCTGATATATACAATAGTGATGTTATTATAGAGTACTGGTACACGGATTACCCTGGTCGAGATCAGTCACTTTCTATTGAAACTGAAAGCCTCAATAGAATTAATGGTTTATTAACTCGGTATATTAAGACTTCAAGGCAAGAAAATAAAAATAATCTCCTGCATAAGTTATTATTAGAAAATAGGCTCATTCTAAAGGAATATAGCATTGCAGATATTCTAGCAAAGTATGGCAAGCGAAAGAGTCAATGAAAGCCAAAATAATTTATCCGTTTTTTACTCACTATATGTTATAATTTGAGTAGAAAGCGGATTTTTTTGAATTGAGGTGGAATAATGAGCCAACAAGATGAGATCATTGAGTACTTGAACAAAAACGGTGGTCAAATTACATCTAAAACTGCTAATTCAATGGGCATCTCACCTAGAGTGCTGCGCAACATGTATGCTCATGGACAGCTTGAAAGATTAGCACCGGGTGTTTATATTGATCCACTTGAATTTGGTGACGATATTGCTGCGATACAATATAGCCTTTCAAAAGGTGTTTTCTTTAAAGATACGGCATTATTCCTTTATGGAATGATTGATCGAACGCCAAGTACCTATGAGATGAACTTTCCGTTGCCATACGCGTACAGTACAAAAACCGATGCACCAATCAAGATTTATCGACAAAAAAAGGATCTTTATGAAATTGGCATAACAACAACTAAAACTCCCGGTGGACACCTAGTTAAGGTTTACGATGTTGAGCGCACCTTGTGTGATATCCTGCGAACGCGAGATAGGTCTGATGCCGAGACGATTAAACAAGCAATGAATAGTTACGCCCATCGGAAAGAAAAGAATCTCCGCCAATTAATGGCGTACGCAAGAACATTTAAGGTAGAAGAAGAAATTAGAACGTATATGGAGGTCCTACTGTGAAACTTGAATTTACTAACCAGAAGCAATTTTTGGCTAGAATCAGAAAGTTAGCAAAAGAAAGAAAAATCACACCACAAATTATGTTGCAGGAGATTGTTTTGGATGATCTAATTGATAGAATCTCTAATTCGCCTTACCAAAAAAATCTTGTACTAAAAGGTGGCTTCTTGATTGCATCACTAATTGGTAACGACACTCGCTCAACACGGGATATTGATACCTCAATTGTTGGTTTACCAGTGACGGAAGATAAAATGAAAAGTGTGTTTCAAGAAATCAGTGACATTGAATTACCAGAAGATATAATCAAACTATCAATTGTAAGGATTGGCGAAATTAGGGAAGATGATGAGTATTCTGGTTACCGGATTCATATCCGTGCACAAATCTATACCACACGAGTTGATGTTAAGATTGATATATCAACTGGAGATGTGATTACTGAGCGCGCCATCCAGTATGGACACAAAATGATACTTGAGGATCGGACTGTCCAAGTTATGGCGTACACAGTTGAAACCATCATTGCCGAAAAGTTGGAGACGATTGTTAGCCGGGCTGATGCTAATACACGATTGAAGGATTTTTACGATTTATTTTTGCTCGATCATCAGGATAAGACTGAAATAAAGTTTGACGTATTAAAAAAGGCAATACAAGCAACTTCTGCAAAAAGAGAAACAACTAATCAATTAGGTACCTATATTTCAACATTAACAGCTCTTAAAACAAGTCCAAGTCTTCAAAGATTATGGATTGCTTATCAAAAGCCCAATGAATATGCGCACGGGATTGAGTTTGGA
This genomic window from Lactobacillus sp. CBA3606 contains:
- a CDS encoding AbiH family protein, which produces MAEKKTLFIIGNGFDLALGMQSTFKEFGIYRRKQLENVKLSDWTIIDLALETHTYGGWGKQEQNDNWDWWNFEKFLKDSVLDVIYNQDFLGLISGRGIESKKEDEEKIISAMDEVGIVLSRDEFLLRNTDGLDAELVVNLNKLLAITPDNLDHVSNGYFWQLLLLYRVNKFYTEKSSRLDLFNPYFLHTGDVKTSQTIKMDNISDPEKDLQIPGIFPSFYSLQPVLIRDINIWESEFSKFIAERQGKLLNSGLNYQDASNALMYSVLNETQQNQQVQILNFNYSRPALKESKSLYCGNQLNIHGSIENESLVPEENSGIIIGFDYQVILDYPEFTDFMAPFTKTFRLSELNTVLSKCVPDKKRVRLDYNVDKIVILGHSLSKADDSYFRTIFDTADIYNSDVIIEYWYTDYPGRDQSLSIETESLNRINGLLTRYIKTSRQENKNNLLHKLLLENRLILKEYSIADILAKYGKRKSQ
- a CDS encoding nucleotidyl transferase AbiEii/AbiGii toxin family protein; this encodes MKLEFTNQKQFLARIRKLAKERKITPQIMLQEIVLDDLIDRISNSPYQKNLVLKGGFLIASLIGNDTRSTRDIDTSIVGLPVTEDKMKSVFQEISDIELPEDIIKLSIVRIGEIREDDEYSGYRIHIRAQIYTTRVDVKIDISTGDVITERAIQYGHKMILEDRTVQVMAYTVETIIAEKLETIVSRADANTRLKDFYDLFLLDHQDKTEIKFDVLKKAIQATSAKRETTNQLGTYISTLTALKTSPSLQRLWIAYQKPNEYAHGIEFGATCNAAIDLVRKSGME
- a CDS encoding type IV toxin-antitoxin system AbiEi family antitoxin domain-containing protein, translated to MSQQDEIIEYLNKNGGQITSKTANSMGISPRVLRNMYAHGQLERLAPGVYIDPLEFGDDIAAIQYSLSKGVFFKDTALFLYGMIDRTPSTYEMNFPLPYAYSTKTDAPIKIYRQKKDLYEIGITTTKTPGGHLVKVYDVERTLCDILRTRDRSDAETIKQAMNSYAHRKEKNLRQLMAYARTFKVEEEIRTYMEVLL